One segment of Planctomycetaceae bacterium DNA contains the following:
- a CDS encoding alpha-L-fucosidase: MVSNINWSAFLARHDLIWKKIPHAWWQAPFLGNGMLGLMIRQDGPADELRFDVGRTDAYDHRKAGGAWLNRCRLPIGHFVLHTSGTIEGFQGRLDLWNAQYTGEVITSSGRIALRAIVHAQRMLILVEMAPSEGEHGCRIEWRAEEAVCYNRTWAVEKLKSGDDEWARAWAQPDYVPHPPVELGCRGEVLYCLQRLIEGGQTATAWRVVEASAGRRTLVAAIAHSYPQESAVADACGEVAHGAASSMEALAASHRQWWHEYYPASFVSLGDAYWEGFYWIQMYKFASATRADRAMIDNNGPWYQPTHWPCAWFNLNVQLTYWLPADSNRLDLAESLIGRLDRYRHNLVANMPPEFGGDCAGLYTVVPPDLTSPFDMQCLGDLPWALHDYWRVLRRSMDTTRMREKFLPLLRQAINTYLHVITRGDDGRWHIPRSFSPEYGWAEDTNYNLALLRWSLQTAIALCEQFGLSEPLLPRWREVLDGLVDYPVDANGYMIGRDTPFAMGHRHYSHLLMVYPLHLVTAGEPGASELVSRTLRHWLGFAEGKCGYTWTGAASIAAALGEGDFALECLNGLKTTPNDHINVTTMYDEGWPVLETPFSAAQAIHEMLLQSWGSAIEIFPAVPDAWGDVAFCDLLAEGAFLVSAVRRGGRTVTVRIKSLAGGPARLKSGMKHPRVHSGPPAPRDLGNGVLELTLSQGQELVLVEEGSSPADIAPVLLPPAQGQNLFGLK; this comes from the coding sequence ATGGTTTCCAACATCAACTGGTCCGCATTCCTGGCTCGGCATGATCTGATCTGGAAGAAGATTCCGCATGCCTGGTGGCAGGCGCCCTTTCTGGGCAACGGGATGCTCGGTCTGATGATCCGCCAGGACGGTCCGGCCGACGAGTTGCGATTCGATGTCGGCCGCACTGACGCGTACGACCATCGCAAGGCCGGCGGCGCGTGGCTCAACCGCTGCCGCCTGCCCATCGGGCACTTTGTCCTGCATACCAGCGGAACGATCGAAGGCTTCCAGGGGCGGCTGGACCTGTGGAATGCCCAGTACACCGGCGAGGTCATAACCTCATCTGGGCGCATCGCGCTGCGCGCCATCGTGCATGCCCAGCGCATGCTGATTCTCGTCGAGATGGCGCCCAGCGAAGGCGAACACGGCTGCCGCATCGAGTGGCGCGCCGAGGAAGCCGTCTGCTATAACCGAACCTGGGCGGTTGAAAAGCTCAAGAGCGGCGATGACGAGTGGGCCCGGGCCTGGGCCCAGCCGGACTACGTTCCCCATCCGCCGGTCGAGCTCGGCTGCCGCGGCGAGGTTCTGTACTGCCTCCAGCGGCTGATCGAGGGCGGCCAGACCGCCACGGCATGGCGCGTGGTCGAAGCCTCCGCCGGACGGCGCACGCTGGTGGCCGCCATCGCCCACAGCTACCCCCAGGAGTCCGCCGTCGCCGACGCCTGCGGCGAAGTCGCCCATGGCGCCGCGTCGTCGATGGAAGCTCTGGCGGCCTCGCATCGCCAGTGGTGGCACGAGTACTACCCCGCCAGTTTCGTCTCGCTGGGCGACGCTTACTGGGAGGGCTTCTACTGGATCCAGATGTACAAGTTCGCCAGCGCCACCCGGGCCGACCGCGCCATGATCGACAACAACGGGCCCTGGTACCAGCCGACGCATTGGCCCTGCGCGTGGTTCAACCTCAACGTGCAGTTGACCTACTGGCTCCCCGCCGACTCCAACCGCCTCGACCTGGCCGAGTCGCTCATCGGACGCCTGGACCGCTATCGCCACAACCTCGTGGCCAACATGCCGCCCGAGTTCGGCGGCGACTGCGCAGGCCTGTACACCGTCGTGCCGCCGGACCTGACCAGCCCCTTCGACATGCAGTGCCTGGGCGATCTGCCCTGGGCACTTCACGACTACTGGCGCGTCCTCCGCCGCTCCATGGACACCACCCGCATGCGCGAAAAGTTCCTCCCGCTGCTGCGCCAGGCCATCAACACCTATCTGCACGTGATCACCCGCGGAGACGACGGCCGCTGGCACATCCCCCGCAGTTTCAGCCCCGAGTACGGCTGGGCCGAAGACACCAACTACAACCTCGCGCTGCTGCGGTGGAGTCTCCAGACGGCCATTGCGCTGTGCGAGCAGTTCGGTCTGAGCGAACCGCTGCTGCCGCGCTGGCGGGAGGTGCTCGACGGGCTTGTCGATTATCCCGTCGATGCCAACGGCTACATGATCGGCCGCGACACGCCCTTTGCCATGGGGCACCGGCACTACTCGCACCTGCTGATGGTCTACCCGTTGCATCTGGTGACGGCAGGCGAGCCTGGGGCGAGCGAACTGGTCTCCAGGACGCTGCGCCACTGGCTGGGGTTCGCTGAGGGCAAATGCGGATACACCTGGACGGGTGCGGCGTCCATCGCCGCGGCGTTGGGGGAGGGCGATTTTGCCCTGGAGTGCCTCAACGGTCTCAAGACCACGCCCAACGACCACATCAACGTCACGACAATGTACGACGAAGGCTGGCCGGTGCTTGAGACGCCGTTCTCGGCCGCCCAGGCGATCCACGAGATGCTGCTGCAGAGCTGGGGCTCGGCCATCGAGATCTTTCCCGCCGTCCCCGACGCCTGGGGCGACGTGGCGTTCTGCGACCTGCTGGCCGAAGGCGCGTTCCTCGTCAGCGCCGTTCGCCGCGGCGGGCGCACCGTCACGGTGCGAATCAAGAGCCTCGCCGGCGGCCCGGCGCGCCTCAAGAGCGGCATGAAGCACCCGCGCGTTCATAGCGGCCCGCCGGCCCCGCGTGACCTGGGCAACGGCGTCCTGGAATTGACGCTCTCTCAAGGCCAGGAACTCGTGCTGGTAGAAGAAGGAAGCAGCCCCGCCGACATCGCACCAGTGCTCCTTCCCCCCGCTCAAGGCCAGAACCTTTTCGGGCTCAAGTAG
- a CDS encoding pilus assembly protein TadG-related protein: MMRTATISRRCRGAVLVWTVLLIVVFLSLAALVCDWACIHLVSAQLQNAADAASLAGAQFVQKDPDQARAQAVRVARANAAAAAPVRVNSNASNDPAGDVVIGRFNTKTHQFTATLTSPNAVKVVARRDGTSPDGPLPLAFASLVGISHANVRGHAIAMMTSIAGAPAVLVLDPHAPSALSAVGNGRMTVSGGDIHVDSDSRSAVTGTGNVRLDADNLNIVGEMRFTGNSGADAPVKTGADYIADPLATLPAPPITADLGTISLKNKATATIDPGYYSGGITLTANASITLNPGIYVVDGAGFQVSGNGSILAEGVMVYIKGSGILDLTGNGTVRITPPNPAVHTFQGADTYEGIAFFQERTSNSSASLSGNGGMSVDGALYLPGAQLTLTGNGDTLGAQLIVNTLRMTGNGEVTINYDKGNRPPTLTRVFLVE, from the coding sequence ATGATGAGGACAGCGACAATTTCACGGCGTTGCCGCGGTGCGGTCCTGGTCTGGACGGTCTTGCTGATCGTCGTCTTTCTGAGCCTGGCGGCCCTGGTGTGCGATTGGGCCTGCATCCACCTGGTGTCGGCCCAGCTCCAGAACGCCGCCGACGCCGCCAGCCTCGCCGGGGCGCAGTTCGTCCAGAAAGACCCCGACCAGGCGCGGGCCCAGGCCGTGCGGGTGGCACGGGCAAACGCCGCCGCCGCGGCGCCTGTGCGGGTCAATTCCAATGCGTCCAACGACCCGGCCGGCGACGTCGTCATCGGGCGATTCAACACCAAGACCCACCAGTTCACGGCCACGCTGACGTCGCCCAATGCGGTCAAGGTCGTCGCCCGGCGCGACGGCACGTCGCCCGACGGACCGCTGCCCCTGGCCTTTGCCAGCCTGGTCGGCATCTCCCACGCGAACGTCAGAGGCCATGCCATCGCCATGATGACCAGCATTGCCGGCGCTCCGGCCGTCCTGGTGCTCGACCCGCACGCCCCCAGCGCCCTCAGCGCCGTCGGAAACGGACGCATGACCGTCAGTGGCGGCGACATCCACGTCGACAGCGACTCGCGGTCGGCCGTCACCGGTACCGGCAATGTGCGTCTCGACGCCGACAATCTCAACATCGTCGGCGAGATGCGTTTCACCGGCAATAGTGGGGCGGACGCCCCTGTCAAGACCGGGGCCGACTACATTGCCGACCCGCTGGCGACTTTGCCGGCGCCTCCCATCACCGCCGACCTGGGTACGATATCCCTGAAGAACAAGGCCACCGCGACGATCGACCCGGGGTATTACAGCGGCGGGATCACGCTGACCGCCAACGCGTCGATCACGCTCAATCCGGGCATCTACGTCGTGGACGGTGCGGGCTTTCAGGTCAGCGGCAACGGCAGCATTCTGGCCGAAGGCGTCATGGTCTACATCAAGGGCTCGGGCATACTCGACCTGACGGGAAACGGGACAGTCAGGATCACGCCGCCCAACCCCGCCGTCCACACTTTCCAGGGCGCCGATACCTATGAGGGCATCGCGTTCTTTCAGGAACGCACCAGCAACAGTAGCGCCAGTCTCAGCGGCAACGGAGGCATGTCCGTCGACGGGGCCCTTTACCTGCCCGGCGCCCAACTCACCCTGACCGGCAACGGCGACACCCTGGGAGCCCAACTGATCGTGAACACACTTCGCATGACCGGCAACGGCGAAGTCACCATCAACTACGACAAAGGCAATCGCCCCCCAACCCTCACGCGCGTGTTCCTGGTGGAGTGA
- a CDS encoding tetratricopeptide repeat protein, with the protein MSRNLAGMFRLGCLIVLAAAALAGGCNMPNQGAVSYEWDKDESEWIRGAKRPPSARTLLAMARILVAQGQDQKAQFVLEKILQDYPHFGEAYVELAELHMRQRRVDVAITTLQQGLLNVRNDPVLLNDLGVCWVFRTQHQAAETVFRQASAAVPGNTRYRANLAMAIALQGRYEEALSIYTQILAQSDAHENIAVIALARNDTLRAKKECAIAEELRRQELPPEEEQDN; encoded by the coding sequence ATGAGCCGTAATCTTGCCGGAATGTTCCGATTGGGGTGTCTCATTGTTCTGGCCGCGGCCGCGCTGGCCGGCGGGTGCAACATGCCCAACCAGGGCGCCGTCAGCTACGAATGGGATAAGGACGAAAGCGAATGGATCCGCGGCGCCAAGCGCCCGCCCTCGGCCAGAACGCTCCTGGCGATGGCGAGAATCCTCGTCGCGCAGGGGCAGGATCAGAAGGCCCAGTTCGTGCTCGAGAAGATCCTCCAGGACTACCCGCACTTCGGTGAGGCGTACGTCGAACTGGCCGAGCTGCACATGCGCCAGCGCCGCGTCGACGTGGCCATCACCACCCTTCAGCAGGGGCTCCTGAACGTCCGCAACGACCCGGTGCTCCTCAACGACCTGGGGGTATGCTGGGTCTTCCGCACCCAGCACCAGGCCGCCGAGACGGTCTTCCGCCAGGCGTCCGCGGCCGTTCCGGGCAACACGCGATACCGCGCCAACCTGGCGATGGCCATCGCCCTGCAGGGGCGGTACGAAGAGGCGCTGTCGATCTACACGCAGATCCTCGCCCAGAGCGACGCGCACGAGAACATCGCCGTGATCGCCCTGGCCCGCAACGACACGCTGCGGGCCAAGAAGGAATGCGCCATCGCGGAAGAACTCCGTCGCCAGGAATTGCCGCCCGAAGAAGAGCAGGATAACTAG
- a CDS encoding type II secretion system F family protein translates to MYPFLVFILTLLTVLTLGWAVIAASVSRRRRVSQRVLQRAEMDRQPPAPSLPAPLRAIHAIGAITSMGAVSQSLRKRLSLAGFYSDAAPRIYLGCKFLLLAAAVALLPALLFWTSLPRGVSVLIFLLAMMLVFFVPDAVLSSLRRGRARSVRRHLPDAVDLMEVCVTAGIGLDLAWNMVAGEIRRVCAILADEMALTNLEMHLGAPRVDAMRHLADRTGVDDIRRLVAVLVQSERFGTSIAEALRTFATTMRENRSMLAEENAEKLAVAMVVPMILFIFPAVFVVSVGPASITIARMILK, encoded by the coding sequence ATGTACCCGTTCCTGGTTTTCATCTTGACGCTGCTGACGGTTCTGACGCTGGGGTGGGCGGTCATCGCCGCCAGCGTCTCGCGCCGCCGCCGCGTGTCGCAGCGCGTCCTGCAGCGGGCCGAAATGGACCGCCAGCCGCCCGCGCCGTCGCTGCCGGCGCCCTTGCGGGCCATCCATGCCATCGGCGCCATCACGTCCATGGGCGCCGTTTCCCAGAGCCTGCGAAAACGCCTTTCGCTGGCGGGTTTCTACTCGGACGCAGCTCCGAGGATCTACCTCGGCTGCAAGTTCCTGCTGCTGGCCGCGGCGGTGGCCCTGTTGCCCGCGCTGTTGTTCTGGACCTCCCTGCCGCGCGGGGTGTCGGTGCTGATCTTCCTGCTGGCGATGATGCTGGTGTTCTTTGTGCCCGACGCGGTGCTCTCGTCGCTGCGCCGAGGGCGGGCCCGCAGCGTGCGCCGGCACCTGCCCGACGCGGTGGACTTGATGGAAGTCTGCGTTACGGCCGGCATCGGGCTGGACCTGGCCTGGAACATGGTCGCCGGCGAGATCCGCCGCGTCTGCGCGATTCTGGCCGACGAGATGGCTTTGACCAATCTGGAGATGCACCTGGGCGCCCCGCGCGTCGACGCCATGCGCCACCTGGCCGACCGCACCGGCGTCGACGACATCCGGCGGCTGGTCGCCGTGCTCGTGCAGTCCGAACGCTTCGGAACCAGCATCGCCGAGGCGCTGCGGACCTTCGCCACCACCATGCGTGAAAATCGCAGCATGCTGGCCGAGGAGAACGCCGAGAAACTCGCCGTCGCCATGGTCGTGCCCATGATCCTGTTCATTTTTCCGGCCGTCTTCGTCGTGTCCGTCGGACCGGCCAGCATCACCATCGCCAGGATGATCCTCAAGTGA
- a CDS encoding type II secretion system F family protein — translation MIVGTIPALDTVRWAIGVGAFLVMISAWMVALLGWYLRRRKLAGRVMQRLGLAPQDLQGPTRTLRIWHAGKEASLVVPKTSGGGMLARLEQMRLAAGWRTPAVALLPMAAGMGAGAFLLVFATTGRLLGGACGLVAMLLVLWAYLKRCVSRRETLFDLQFVDAMELATRSLRAGHPLVGAFQLVSEEIGQPVGPVFAEICQQQAMGLSLEDAIHAVGARSTSEDMHLFATSVVIQMRSGGNLADMMERLSLVIRDRIRLSRRVRILTAQTQFGKRILVALPFVLLAVLSILNPKYMDLLYSTTPGQLLLAGAGVSVLMGMWMMNRMIRLRY, via the coding sequence ATGATCGTCGGCACGATACCAGCTTTGGACACGGTCCGATGGGCCATCGGCGTCGGGGCGTTCCTGGTGATGATCTCGGCGTGGATGGTGGCGCTGCTGGGATGGTACCTGAGGCGCCGCAAGCTGGCGGGGCGCGTGATGCAGCGACTGGGGCTGGCCCCGCAGGACCTGCAAGGCCCGACCCGGACGCTGCGTATCTGGCACGCGGGCAAAGAGGCATCCCTCGTCGTGCCCAAGACCAGCGGCGGCGGAATGTTGGCGCGCCTGGAACAGATGCGCCTGGCGGCAGGGTGGCGCACCCCCGCGGTGGCGCTGCTGCCGATGGCGGCAGGAATGGGCGCCGGGGCGTTCCTGCTGGTCTTCGCCACCACTGGGCGACTCCTGGGCGGGGCGTGCGGACTGGTGGCCATGCTGCTGGTGCTCTGGGCGTACCTCAAACGCTGCGTCAGCCGGCGCGAAACCCTCTTCGACCTGCAGTTCGTCGACGCGATGGAACTGGCGACGCGGTCCCTGCGCGCGGGGCACCCGCTCGTCGGCGCCTTCCAGCTCGTCAGCGAAGAAATCGGCCAACCCGTCGGCCCGGTCTTCGCCGAAATCTGCCAGCAGCAGGCCATGGGCCTGAGCCTCGAAGACGCCATCCACGCCGTCGGGGCGCGATCGACCAGCGAAGACATGCACCTGTTCGCCACGTCGGTGGTCATCCAGATGCGCAGCGGCGGAAACCTCGCCGACATGATGGAACGCCTCAGCCTGGTCATCCGCGACCGCATCCGCCTCAGCCGCCGCGTCCGAATCCTCACCGCGCAAACCCAGTTCGGAAAGCGGATCCTGGTGGCGTTGCCCTTCGTGCTGCTGGCCGTCCTGAGCATTCTCAACCCCAAATACATGGACCTGCTCTACAGCACCACGCCGGGGCAACTGCTGCTGGCCGGCGCCGGCGTCAGCGTGCTGATGGGCATGTGGATGATGAACCGGATGATCCGCCTGCGCTACTGA
- a CDS encoding CpaF family protein yields the protein MAYDAQHVSQAAAKEPAAPQFQQVKTSVHRRLLETMDLMAARRMSMPQLHEECTRRVNHLLGEQHYPLSAPEKRRLVYELLDEIFGLGPIEDLLRDPTVSDILVNGLDKVYIERQGMLTGVNVSFRDNDHLMQVIQRIASQVGRRIDESSPMLDARLLDGSRVNAIIPPLALDGPALSIRRFGTCPIEIDGLIGIGALTREMADFLQSCVRVRTNVLISGGTGAGKTTLLNALSKWIPANERVVTIEDAAELQLQREHVVRLETRPPNIEGKGQITQRDLLRNSLRMRPDRIVIGEVRGAETLDMLQAMNTGHEGSMTTVHANNPREALRRVENMVAMAGLNFPIEAIRQQMAASLNLLVHLGRLTGGARRVTNIAEVVGMEGDVICLNDLFRYVQTGVSQQGAAEGYFEACGVRPRIMAKFQAEGIHLPDALFSHRKLRAGKDA from the coding sequence ATGGCGTACGACGCACAACACGTTTCGCAGGCGGCGGCCAAAGAGCCCGCCGCGCCGCAGTTCCAGCAGGTCAAGACCTCCGTACACCGGCGGCTGCTGGAGACGATGGACCTGATGGCCGCGCGGCGCATGTCGATGCCCCAGTTGCACGAGGAATGCACGCGGCGGGTGAACCACCTGCTGGGCGAGCAGCATTACCCGCTGTCGGCGCCGGAGAAGCGGCGGCTGGTCTACGAGCTGCTCGACGAGATCTTCGGTCTGGGTCCCATCGAGGACCTGCTGCGCGACCCGACCGTCAGCGACATCCTGGTCAACGGTCTGGACAAGGTCTACATCGAACGCCAGGGGATGCTGACGGGCGTGAACGTGTCCTTCCGCGACAATGACCATCTCATGCAGGTGATCCAGCGGATCGCCTCGCAGGTGGGGCGTCGCATCGACGAGAGCAGCCCGATGCTCGACGCGCGCCTGCTCGACGGGTCCCGCGTCAACGCCATTATTCCGCCGCTGGCGCTGGACGGCCCGGCGCTGAGCATCCGCCGTTTCGGCACCTGCCCGATCGAGATCGACGGGCTCATCGGCATCGGCGCTTTGACGCGCGAGATGGCCGACTTTCTCCAGTCATGCGTGCGCGTGCGGACGAATGTCCTGATCTCCGGCGGGACGGGCGCGGGCAAGACCACGCTGCTCAACGCCCTGTCGAAGTGGATCCCCGCCAACGAGCGCGTCGTGACCATCGAGGACGCCGCCGAACTGCAGCTCCAGAGAGAGCACGTCGTGCGACTCGAAACGCGGCCGCCCAATATCGAGGGCAAAGGCCAGATCACCCAGCGCGACCTGCTGCGAAACTCGCTGCGCATGCGACCCGACCGCATCGTCATCGGCGAGGTGCGCGGCGCCGAAACCCTCGACATGCTCCAGGCCATGAACACCGGACACGAAGGTTCCATGACCACCGTCCACGCCAACAACCCCCGCGAGGCCCTGCGCCGCGTCGAGAACATGGTCGCGATGGCCGGACTGAACTTCCCCATCGAGGCGATCCGCCAGCAGATGGCCGCTTCGCTGAACCTGCTGGTCCACCTGGGGCGCCTCACCGGCGGCGCCCGGCGCGTCACCAACATCGCCGAGGTCGTCGGCATGGAAGGCGACGTGATCTGCCTCAACGACCTGTTCCGCTACGTCCAGACCGGCGTCAGCCAACAAGGCGCCGCCGAGGGATATTTCGAGGCCTGCGGCGTGCGGCCTCGGATCATGGCCAAGTTCCAGGCCGAAGGCATTCATCTGCCCGACGCCCTGTTCAGCCATCGCAAGCTCAGGGCGGGAAAGGACGCGTGA